From the genome of Bradyrhizobium elkanii USDA 76, one region includes:
- the glmU gene encoding bifunctional UDP-N-acetylglucosamine diphosphorylase/glucosamine-1-phosphate N-acetyltransferase GlmU, protein MTARTSLTVVLAAGEGTRMRSSLPKVLHPVAGQPLLAHVLNAAASGEGSQLAVVIGPDHEAVAAEARRVRPDAQTFVQRERLGTAHAVLAAREAIARGADDLLIAFGDTPLISAETFARMRAPLRDGAALAVLGFHAADPTGYGRLVVENGKLVAIREQADASAEERKITLCNAGVMAFDGKKALAIIEKIGNANAKGEYYLTDAVGIVRELGLEAVVIETSEDEVRGINTKAQLAEAEAVMQARLRKQALEAGVTLIAPETVYLAADTKFGKDVTIEPFVVIGPGVSIDDGAVIHSFSHITQATIGKKVELGPYARLRPGTSLGDGVKIGNFVETKGSRLEAGVKVNHLSYVGDAHVGANSNLGAGTITCNYDGFLKHKTLIGEGAFIGTNTSLVAPVTIGKGAYIGSGSVITKDVPDDAMALERSEQSIREGGAARYRTAKLKEKAAKGK, encoded by the coding sequence ATGACTGCGCGAACGAGCCTGACAGTGGTGCTTGCGGCCGGCGAGGGCACGCGGATGCGCTCGTCACTGCCGAAGGTGCTGCACCCCGTGGCCGGGCAGCCGCTGCTGGCGCATGTGCTCAACGCCGCGGCCTCCGGCGAGGGATCGCAGCTGGCGGTCGTGATCGGTCCGGACCATGAGGCGGTCGCCGCCGAGGCACGCCGGGTGCGACCCGACGCGCAGACCTTCGTGCAGCGCGAACGGCTCGGCACCGCGCATGCGGTGCTGGCGGCGCGTGAGGCGATCGCCCGCGGCGCCGACGACCTCTTGATCGCATTCGGCGACACGCCGCTGATCTCGGCCGAGACCTTTGCCCGTATGCGCGCGCCGCTGCGCGACGGCGCGGCGCTTGCGGTGCTCGGCTTCCATGCCGCCGACCCGACCGGCTACGGTCGCCTGGTGGTCGAGAACGGCAAGCTGGTTGCGATCCGCGAGCAGGCCGATGCCAGCGCCGAAGAGCGCAAGATCACGCTGTGCAATGCCGGCGTGATGGCGTTCGACGGCAAGAAGGCGCTCGCGATCATCGAGAAGATCGGCAACGCCAATGCCAAGGGCGAATATTATCTGACCGATGCCGTCGGCATTGTCAGGGAACTCGGACTGGAGGCCGTCGTGATCGAGACCAGCGAAGACGAAGTGCGCGGCATCAACACCAAGGCGCAGCTCGCCGAGGCCGAGGCCGTGATGCAGGCGCGGCTGCGCAAGCAGGCGCTCGAAGCCGGCGTGACCCTGATCGCACCGGAGACGGTCTATCTCGCCGCCGACACCAAATTCGGCAAGGACGTCACGATCGAGCCGTTCGTGGTGATCGGTCCCGGCGTGTCGATCGACGACGGCGCCGTCATCCATTCCTTCTCGCACATCACTCAGGCTACGATCGGCAAGAAGGTGGAGCTCGGACCCTACGCGCGGCTGCGGCCCGGCACTTCGCTCGGCGACGGCGTGAAGATCGGCAATTTCGTCGAGACCAAGGGTTCGAGGCTGGAGGCCGGCGTCAAGGTCAACCATCTCTCCTATGTCGGCGACGCCCATGTCGGTGCCAATTCCAACCTCGGTGCCGGCACCATCACCTGCAACTATGACGGCTTCCTCAAGCACAAGACGCTGATCGGCGAGGGCGCCTTCATCGGCACCAATACGTCGCTGGTCGCGCCGGTGACGATCGGCAAGGGCGCCTATATCGGCTCGGGCTCGGTGATCACCAAGGACGTTCCCGACGATGC
- a CDS encoding glycosyltransferase, translating into MRAVVAVLLLVTAAHAALWGLFQEKQSAPDFRGTLPSLSYAPFESGHTVADVAADTEKVRTDLRKLSTLTKAVRLYSSTEGNELVPPVAAEFGMKVTVGAWIDKDANRNNREIEAAINLAKRNSNVIGIVVGNETVFRGEQVPLENLGSVPEIGVPPEESERILREEAQRLHDAEMQPDENGSSGLSKRAEAIKWAVAENNVHRLIKVIQRVKKSVNVPVTTGEIWNIWRDHPQLANSSDFVAAHVLPYWENFTDKQAVDQAVDRYNLLRDSFPGKRILIAEFGWPSQGYNLRSAVPGPFQQATVLRNFVTRAEAIGMDYNIVEAIDQPWKFFEGGVGPYWGILNADREPKFAWTGPVTDPNYWKIALVAVLVGLFMSLPILRLDQPTVMQALLLSAAANGVGAWVATVFSYWTTHYFVWGSAFALSLGLVLLVPLVLIAMARIEEIAAVAFGRGPRRLIGKSAPLAPATIGENVKFPKVSIHIPAYFEPVEMLKQTLDAVSRLDYPNFECVCIINNTPDPEFWRPIQDHCRLLGERFKFINAEKVQGFKAGALRIAMDRTAADAEIIGIIDADYVVHPDWLKDLVPAFADPRVGLVQAPQEHRDGDRSLMHYIMNGEYAGFFDIGMVQRNEFNAIIVHGTMCLIRRAAMDKAGGWSSDTICEDTDLGLSIQQQGWLTHYTNVRYGEGLLPDTYEAFKKQRHRWAYGGFQIVKKHWRRFLPGASRLTPDQRREFSLGWLNWLGAESLGVVVAILNLIWVPIVAFADIAIPDKILTLPIIASFIVSLVHFVALYRLRVNIKAGQMLGAMIAAMSVQWTVSRAVAQGLITEHLAFARTSKGGLSRMSIEFQAFWEAVIGVLLLIGAVVLVVTNGYKQVREIYIFAGVLVLQSLPFLAAVSIAILENSRINEFAFWRNSAIRTAELIGLRPVSLPSVAAPSQPVGSEIRRDN; encoded by the coding sequence ATGCGCGCCGTCGTCGCCGTCCTGTTGCTTGTCACCGCCGCCCACGCCGCCCTGTGGGGTCTCTTCCAGGAGAAGCAGTCGGCGCCCGATTTCCGTGGCACGCTGCCGAGCCTGTCCTACGCCCCGTTCGAGTCGGGTCATACGGTCGCCGACGTTGCCGCCGACACCGAGAAGGTGCGCACCGACCTGCGAAAACTGTCCACGCTCACCAAAGCGGTCCGCCTCTATTCGTCGACGGAAGGCAACGAGCTGGTGCCGCCGGTCGCCGCCGAGTTCGGCATGAAGGTCACGGTTGGCGCGTGGATCGACAAGGACGCCAACCGCAACAACCGCGAGATCGAAGCCGCGATCAACCTGGCCAAGCGCAACAGCAACGTCATCGGCATCGTGGTCGGCAACGAAACCGTGTTCCGCGGCGAACAGGTGCCGCTCGAAAACCTTGGCTCGGTTCCGGAGATCGGCGTGCCGCCCGAGGAGTCCGAGAGGATTCTTCGCGAGGAAGCGCAGCGTCTTCACGACGCGGAAATGCAGCCGGATGAAAACGGCAGCAGCGGCTTGAGCAAGCGCGCTGAAGCGATCAAGTGGGCAGTCGCCGAAAACAACGTGCACCGGCTGATCAAGGTGATCCAGCGGGTCAAGAAGTCGGTCAACGTTCCCGTCACCACCGGTGAAATCTGGAACATCTGGCGCGACCATCCGCAGCTCGCCAACTCGTCCGACTTCGTCGCCGCGCACGTGCTGCCCTATTGGGAAAACTTCACCGACAAGCAGGCGGTGGACCAGGCGGTCGACCGCTACAATTTGTTGCGCGACTCCTTCCCCGGCAAACGCATCCTGATCGCCGAATTCGGCTGGCCGAGCCAGGGCTACAATCTGCGCAGCGCCGTTCCCGGCCCGTTCCAGCAGGCCACCGTGCTGCGCAACTTCGTCACCCGCGCCGAAGCCATCGGCATGGACTACAACATCGTCGAGGCGATCGATCAGCCCTGGAAGTTCTTCGAAGGCGGCGTCGGACCCTACTGGGGCATCCTCAATGCCGACCGCGAGCCAAAGTTCGCCTGGACCGGTCCGGTCACCGATCCGAACTACTGGAAGATCGCGCTGGTCGCCGTGCTGGTCGGCCTGTTCATGTCGCTGCCGATCCTGCGGCTGGACCAGCCGACCGTGATGCAGGCGCTGCTGCTGTCGGCGGCCGCCAACGGTGTCGGCGCGTGGGTCGCGACCGTGTTCTCGTACTGGACCACGCACTACTTCGTCTGGGGTTCGGCCTTCGCGCTCAGCCTCGGCCTGGTGCTGCTGGTTCCGCTGGTCCTGATCGCGATGGCGCGGATCGAGGAGATCGCGGCGGTGGCGTTCGGCCGCGGCCCGCGCCGGCTGATCGGCAAGAGCGCGCCGCTTGCGCCCGCCACGATTGGCGAGAACGTGAAGTTTCCGAAGGTCTCGATCCACATCCCGGCCTATTTCGAGCCGGTCGAGATGCTGAAGCAGACCCTCGATGCGGTTTCGCGGCTCGACTATCCGAACTTCGAGTGCGTCTGCATCATCAACAACACGCCCGACCCCGAGTTCTGGCGGCCGATCCAGGATCACTGCCGGCTGCTCGGCGAGCGCTTCAAGTTCATCAATGCCGAGAAGGTGCAGGGCTTCAAGGCCGGCGCGCTGCGCATCGCGATGGACCGCACCGCGGCGGATGCCGAGATCATCGGCATCATCGACGCCGACTATGTCGTGCATCCGGACTGGCTGAAGGATCTCGTGCCGGCGTTCGCCGATCCGCGCGTTGGCCTGGTGCAGGCGCCGCAGGAGCATCGCGACGGCGATCGCTCGCTGATGCACTACATCATGAACGGAGAATATGCCGGGTTCTTCGACATCGGCATGGTCCAGCGCAACGAGTTCAACGCCATCATCGTGCACGGCACGATGTGCCTGATCCGCCGCGCCGCGATGGACAAGGCCGGCGGCTGGTCCAGCGACACGATCTGCGAGGATACCGATCTCGGCCTCTCGATCCAGCAGCAGGGCTGGCTCACGCACTACACCAATGTGCGTTACGGCGAAGGCCTGCTGCCCGACACCTATGAGGCCTTCAAGAAGCAGCGCCATCGCTGGGCCTATGGCGGCTTCCAGATCGTCAAGAAGCACTGGCGGCGCTTCCTGCCCGGCGCCAGCCGACTGACGCCCGATCAGCGCCGTGAGTTCTCGCTGGGCTGGCTCAACTGGCTCGGCGCTGAAAGCCTCGGCGTCGTGGTGGCGATCCTCAATTTGATCTGGGTGCCGATCGTCGCCTTCGCCGACATCGCGATCCCCGACAAGATTCTGACGCTGCCGATCATCGCCTCCTTCATCGTCTCGCTGGTGCATTTCGTCGCGCTCTACCGGCTGCGCGTGAACATCAAGGCCGGCCAGATGTTAGGAGCCATGATCGCGGCGATGAGCGTGCAGTGGACGGTGTCGCGCGCGGTGGCGCAGGGCCTGATCACCGAGCATCTTGCGTTCGCCCGCACCTCCAAGGGCGGCCTGTCGCGGATGTCGATCGAGTTCCAGGCGTTCTGGGAAGCCGTGATCGGCGTGTTGCTGCTGATCGGCGCCGTCGTGCTGGTCGTCACCAACGGCTACAAGCAGGTGCGCGAGATCTATATCTTTGCCGGCGTCCTGGTGTTGCAGAGCCTGCCATTCCTGGCGGCGGTCTCCATCGCGATCCTGGAGAATTCGCGGATCAACGAGTTCGCATTCTGGCGCAACAGCGCGATCCGCACCGCGGAACTGATCGGGTTGCGCCCGGTCAGCCTGCCCTCGGTCGCCGCCCCGTCGCAGCCGGTCGGCTCGGAAATCCGCCGCGACAACTAG